The Glutamicibacter mishrai DNA window GCTGGCAGCGACGGCATGGCAGAGGGCCTGAGCGACACCTCCAAGCAGTCCGGCGTGCAGGCATCCCTGGGGACAACCGTTGATGCAGGAACCGCCATCCACATTGTCGACTCCAGTGGTGAACTTGTTGCAAGCTTCGTGGCTTCAAAGGCTACAGCGAATGTCGTGTACTCCAGCTCGGAGATTGTTGATGGCGATAGCTACAGCATCTACACCGGAGGAACCGCTGACGTTGATGCCGGACTCGGGACCGGCAATATTACCGATGCAACGAAGGTCGCCACTGCGACTGCCGGCGAGTTCGAGACCGGCATGGGTGGCGGCGTGGGCGGCGGCATGGGCGGACAGGGCGCCGGTCCCGGCGGCCAGTAGAACTTCATATTCCAGAGGGTAGTCATATAGCTGAACCCCGTTGTCCCAATCATGAGCTGGGGCAACGGGGTTCAGTGTCGTTTCAGGCGAAGTGCAGGCCGGTCAACTCTCGCAGGCGACGAGGGTTTTAGCATCCTCCAGCAGTGTGCTGGCTTGCGCTGGGGCAATCCGGACCAGCGCGAAGGAGGCAACAACCAGCCCGGTGATCGTCGAGGCCAAGCGCTGCTGCACCGCCGGCTCCAGTCCGGGGTGTGCTGCATTGATGCCTCGGCTGAAGGCGACTTCCAGTTCTTCGCGGTATTCCTGTACGAGCTGGGAAACGTGCGAGTCGGCGGACAGCGGTGAGCTGGCGGTGTTGATCAGCAGGCACCCATTGCTAGTTGGCAGTGCCTCTGGTTGGCTGAAGACGGTGATTAATCCGTCGAGATATTCGGCAAGTGCCGAGGCGCTGACTCGTTCAGCCATGAGGGGTTGGAGTCGCGGTCGGACGATTTCATCGAGGTAGCTTTGGACTGCCGCGTCGAAGAGTCCCCGCTTGGAGCCAAAGGAATTGTAGATGCTCGAACGGCTCAGGCCGGTGGCTGCTTCAAGGTCCGGGATCGAGGCGGCCTCAAAGCCCTTGGCCCAGAAGAGCGATCGTGCACTTTTGATGACTGTGATGCTGTCAAAGGCTAGTGTTCTTGCCATCACATACCTTTCTGCTTTCGGAAACGACCATTACAGTATATATTGAAATGGACGTTACAGAATACTTGTTCCGCTAGAACTTACAGGAGCTGTTCCCCATGATCATCACCGCACTCGTGCTGGCCACCTTGGCTGCATTGCTTCACATGTACATCTTCTTCATGGAATCCCTGTGGTGGACCACTCCCAAGGTCCGCGCCACCTTCGGCTCCAGCCAGGCCGAAGCCGAAGCCACCAAAGAGATGGCCTTCAACCAGGGCTTCTACAACCTGTTCCTGGCCATCGCCACCTTCGTCGGCGTCATCTTCCACATCGCAGGACAGGCAACCATCGGCTCGACCCTGGTCTTCACCGGAACCGGATCAATGCTCTTGGCAGCTTTGGTCCTGATCCTCTCCAGCCCATCCAAGGCATCAGCCGCCATCAAGCAAGGTGTCTTCCCGCTGCTCGCCGTGATCGCACTGGCCATCGGCGTAGCACTCTAGATTTTCAAACCCGAAAAAATTCGAATCAGGAAAGGTACTCAACACCATGAGCGAAACCACCAGCACCCAGATCCACCTCGCAAGCCGCCCTACCGGATGGCCTACTGATGAAAACTTCAGTGTCGAGCACGTGGAACTCCCAGAGCTGGCCGACGGCGAAGTACGGGTACGCAATGAATTCATTTCCGTCGACCCATACATGCGCGGGCGAATGAACGACACCCGCTCGTACGTGAAGCCATTCCAGATCGGCGAACAGATCTCCGGCGGCGCGGTAGGCCGCGTCATCGCTTCCCGGGACAGCTCGCTTCCCGAAGGCACCCTGGTCCTGCACCAGCTCGGCTGGTCTGACCTGGCGCAGGGCCCGGCAGCGAACTTCAAGCAGATCCCTGACCTGCCAGGCGTGCCCAGCTCGCTTCGCCTGCACATCCTCGGCATGACCGGACTGACCGCATATGTCGGCCTGAAGGCCATCGCCGGCCTGGTTGAAGGCGAAACCGTCTTCATCTCCGGCGCAGCAGGCGCCGTAGGAACCGCCGCCGGGCAGATCGCCAAGCTCATGGGAGCCAAGCGCGTTATCGGCTCCGCCGGCAGTGCCGAAAAGGTCGAACTGCTCACCAGCAAGTACGGCTACGACGCCGCCTTCAACTACAAGGACGGCGACGTCCGCGGCCAGCTGGCAGCTGCTGCTCCTGAAGGCATCGACGTCTTCTTCGACAATGTCGGCGGAGACCACCTCGAAGCCGCGCTGGCTGCCTTCAATGACGGCGGACGCGCAGCGCTGTGCGGCGCCATTGCCAGCTACAACACCACTGAGCCGACCCCGGGCCCGCAGAACATGGCCAATCTGATCACCCGCGGGCTGAAGCTGCAGGGCTTCACCCTGTCCAGCTACCTGAACTACGGCGAAGAATTCTCCCAGCTCATGGGACAGTGGTTCGCAGAAGGCAAGATCGCCTACGACGAGACCATCGTTGATGGCGTCGACAACACCGTCCAGGCCTTCCTGGACATGATGGGCGGCGCAAACACCGGCAAGATGCTCGTACGCATCTAGCAGGGCCAAGCACCCGAAAACCAATGCTGGTGGGGCCAACCGGAATACTCCGGTTGGCCCCACTGGCGGTTAACCCAGAGATTGATCGCAGGGGAGTCTAGGCTTTGGCTCCAGCCGCTTCTGGCAATCGCACCATGCGCGCGTCAGTGATCAGCGGGGCCGTGGGGTCTTGTTCGACCAGGCCATCAAAGGCAAAGCCATTTCGCCGGTAGAACGCGATGGCGCGGGGATTCTTTTCCGTCACCCACAACATCGCAGGCTCATCGCCAAGTACGGCCTCCAGCAGCTGCTGGCCCGTGCCCGAGCCGTGATGGTCATTCAAGACGTACAGGTTGTAGAGCTGGCGTTCGATCCCTTCGGGGACGT harbors:
- a CDS encoding TetR/AcrR family transcriptional regulator: MARTLAFDSITVIKSARSLFWAKGFEAASIPDLEAATGLSRSSIYNSFGSKRGLFDAAVQSYLDEIVRPRLQPLMAERVSASALAEYLDGLITVFSQPEALPTSNGCLLINTASSPLSADSHVSQLVQEYREELEVAFSRGINAAHPGLEPAVQQRLASTITGLVVASFALVRIAPAQASTLLEDAKTLVACES
- a CDS encoding DUF1304 domain-containing protein, with product MIITALVLATLAALLHMYIFFMESLWWTTPKVRATFGSSQAEAEATKEMAFNQGFYNLFLAIATFVGVIFHIAGQATIGSTLVFTGTGSMLLAALVLILSSPSKASAAIKQGVFPLLAVIALAIGVAL
- a CDS encoding NADP-dependent oxidoreductase — translated: MSETTSTQIHLASRPTGWPTDENFSVEHVELPELADGEVRVRNEFISVDPYMRGRMNDTRSYVKPFQIGEQISGGAVGRVIASRDSSLPEGTLVLHQLGWSDLAQGPAANFKQIPDLPGVPSSLRLHILGMTGLTAYVGLKAIAGLVEGETVFISGAAGAVGTAAGQIAKLMGAKRVIGSAGSAEKVELLTSKYGYDAAFNYKDGDVRGQLAAAAPEGIDVFFDNVGGDHLEAALAAFNDGGRAALCGAIASYNTTEPTPGPQNMANLITRGLKLQGFTLSSYLNYGEEFSQLMGQWFAEGKIAYDETIVDGVDNTVQAFLDMMGGANTGKMLVRI
- a CDS encoding GNAT family N-acetyltransferase, whose protein sequence is MSITLRKPVSKDAVELATLHVECWKQTYSELLPEGFFTAQHLEQRISMWRRILDDANPGFRIAVASDEQDRLVGFSFSAPLPKDATDVPEGIERQLYNLYVLNDHHGSGTGQQLLEAVLGDEPAMLWVTEKNPRAIAFYRRNGFAFDGLVEQDPTAPLITDARMVRLPEAAGAKA